The following are from one region of the Procambarus clarkii isolate CNS0578487 chromosome 52, FALCON_Pclarkii_2.0, whole genome shotgun sequence genome:
- the LOC123763702 gene encoding uncharacterized protein produces the protein MVSNSEVKPPIKRMARSKKKINCNDCSEIFSRKTDLLQHKREEHSVRRQNVCHLCNRAFGSEKRLKMHSHFHNVGGEYECFYCYKQFNKAWKMKIHLVNHSGRASYICQYCGDDFLYPGKIINHLKRAHDVWYACKDCGQAYPGNLNIHKYKCKIYGCKDCTLSFASCSELATHVKVHINNDEQPMALLSTTSSILPLTDDSQLGKLKDESQLDEPNSDSQLDEPNNDSQLDEPNNDSQLDGLKTESQLDEPNDGSQLNKPINDSQLNEPNDDSKLDGLKAESQLDEPKDGSQLDEPKDLQSPHSERKVVKFYDCGSFKRPLTRSQTNKCLNVKSSIELQANKDTENDAPQDLVIDENVSDTPILKNFKDKISNKIKEVIADNTVDKIANKTDDKIVDKAGDKIANKADDKIGDKIANRSDVSIIKESELHLRKIPHPVSTSVNDNCKEVDQLSFSPVFLKSISEGSWSDFKVPETTVNKRKRCENPFKKLIWRRHEEIHKLAGKREQLSNKIQLCFDSNAKLKQRNNVSFESWLVNDALSSSDCDFVFGIEASGSEGGHQQGNQHHCFNNKLIKKEKADMTFEDLCLF, from the coding sequence ATGGTGAGCAACTCAGAAGTCAAGCCACCCATAAAAAGGATGGCTAGatccaaaaaaaaaataaactgtaaTGACTGTAGTGAGATTTTCAGCAGAAAAACCGATCTTCTACaacataagagagaggaacattcTGTAAGAAGGCAAAATGTTTGCCACCTGTGTAATAGGGCATTTGGATCAGAGAAGCGTCTTAAGATGCACTCACATTTCCACAACGTGGGAGGGGAGTATGAATGCTTTTATTGTTACAAACAATTTAATAAAGCATGGAAAATGAAGATTCATTTGGTTAACCATAGTGGCCGTGCATCGTACATATGTCAGTATTGTGGTGATGATTTTCTGTATCCTGGAAAAATTATAAATCATTTAAAACGAGCACACGATGTCTGGTACGCGTGTAAGGATTGCGGACAAGCATATCCTGGCAATCTGAACATTCATAAGTATAAGTGTAAAATATATGGATGTAAAGACTGCACACTGTCATTTGCTAGTTGCAGTGAACTGGCCACACACGTAAAAGTTCACATAAATAATGATGAGCAACCAATGGCTTTATTGTCTACAACATCTAGTATTTTGCCTCTTACAGATGATTCTCAGTTAGGGAAACTCAAAGATGAATCACAGTTAGATGAACCCAATAGCGATTCACAGTTAGATGAACCCAATAACGATTCACAGTTAGATGAACCCAATAACGATTCACAATTAGATGGACTCAAAACTGAATCACAATTAGATGAACCCAATGATGGTTCACAGTTGAATAAACCCATAAATGATTCTCAGTTAAATGAGCCCAATGACGATTCAAAATTAGATGGACTCAAAGCTGAATCACAGTTAGATGAACCCAAAGATGGTTCACAGTTAGATGAACCCAAAGACTTGCAGTCTCCACATTCTGAAAGGAAAGTTGTTAAATTTTATGACTGTGGTTCATTTAAACGGCCTTTGACCAGATCACAAACTAATAAATGTCTTAATGTTAAATCTTCTATTGAATTACAAGCTAACAAAGACACAGAAAATGATGCACCACAAGACCTTGTAATAGATGAGAACGTTTCTGATACTCCTATATTGAAAAATTTCAAGGATAAAATTTCAAATAAAATTAAAGAAGTGATTGCAGATAATACAGTTGATAAGATTGCAAATAAAACTGATGATAAAATTGTAGATAAAGCTGGTGATAAGATTGCAAATAAAGCTGATGATAAAATTGGTGATAAAATAGCAAATAGAAGTGATGTGAGCATTATAAAAGAGTCTGAGTTACATTTGAGAAAGATTCCACATCCAGTCAGTACTTCAGTAAATGATAATTGCAAAGAAGTTGATCAGTTGTCATTTTCACCAGTTTTCTTAAAATCAATAAGTGAGGGTTCATGGAGTGACTTTAAAGTTCCAGAAACAACCGTAAATAAGAGAAAGAGATGTGAAAATCCTTTTAAAAAATTGATATGGAGGAGACATGAAGAAATACACAAGTTAGCAGGAAAGAGGGAGCAGTTGTCGAACAAAATCCAGTTGTGTTTTGATAGTAATGCTAAACTCAAACAAAGAAATAATGTCTCATTTGAATCATGGTTGGTAAATGATGCTCTGTCCAGCAGTGATTGTGATTTTGTGTTTGGCATTGAGGCCAGTGGAAGTGAAGGTGGTCATCAGCAAGGAAACCAGCATCATTGTTTTAATAATAAACTTATTAAAAAGGAAAAAGCTGATATGACATTTGAGGACCTTTGTTTGTTTTAG